A stretch of Halostagnicola kamekurae DNA encodes these proteins:
- a CDS encoding isocitrate/isopropylmalate dehydrogenase family protein has protein sequence MTHEIAVIPGDGIGQEVTPAAVEVLEALEIDFEFREADAGDRVKEVTGEALPEETYELAASADATLFGAAGETAADVILPLRDAVDSFVNIRPAKAYPGIDAVRPETDLVFLRENTEGVYAGHEDRLSEDVATLTRVVTQSASRDLGEFACEYVEDGDHDGFTIAHKANVMRETDGVFRDTIQSVADEHGVETDEVLMDAFATKVCLDPEQFDVVVCPNLAGDVLSDLAAGLVGGLGLLPSANVGPERGLFEPVHGTAPDIAGEGIANPAATIISAAMLLEYLGHDEEAERVQNAVETTLENGPRTADLGGDASTEDVTAAIIDTL, from the coding sequence ATGACTCACGAGATCGCTGTCATCCCCGGCGACGGAATTGGCCAGGAAGTAACTCCTGCGGCAGTCGAGGTGCTCGAGGCCCTCGAGATCGACTTCGAATTCCGCGAGGCGGACGCGGGCGACCGCGTCAAGGAGGTCACGGGCGAAGCGCTGCCCGAGGAAACGTACGAACTCGCGGCCTCGGCGGACGCGACGCTGTTCGGCGCGGCCGGCGAGACGGCCGCGGACGTAATTCTCCCGCTTCGGGATGCGGTCGACTCGTTCGTGAACATCCGCCCGGCGAAAGCCTACCCCGGAATTGACGCCGTGCGCCCGGAGACGGATCTGGTTTTCCTCCGGGAAAACACCGAAGGCGTCTACGCCGGCCACGAGGATCGGCTCTCGGAGGACGTCGCGACGCTGACGCGGGTCGTCACGCAGTCGGCCTCGAGAGACCTCGGCGAGTTCGCCTGCGAGTACGTTGAAGACGGCGACCACGACGGCTTTACGATCGCCCACAAGGCGAACGTCATGCGCGAGACCGACGGCGTCTTCCGGGACACGATTCAGTCGGTCGCCGACGAGCATGGCGTCGAGACCGACGAGGTGCTGATGGACGCGTTCGCGACGAAGGTCTGTCTCGATCCTGAGCAGTTCGACGTCGTCGTCTGTCCGAACCTCGCGGGCGACGTGCTCTCGGATCTGGCCGCGGGGCTAGTCGGCGGCCTCGGATTGCTCCCCTCGGCCAACGTCGGCCCGGAGCGCGGGCTATTCGAACCCGTTCACGGAACCGCACCGGACATCGCGGGCGAGGGAATCGCGAACCCGGCCGCGACGATCATCTCAGCCGCAATGTTGCTCGAGTACCTCGGCCACGACGAGGAGGCTGAGAGGGTTCAGAACGCGGTCGAGACGACCCTCGAGAACGGCCCGCGAACGGCCGACCTCGGCGGCGACGCCTCGACGGAGGACGTGACGGCGGCGATCATCGATACCCTGTAA
- the dph5 gene encoding diphthine synthase, with translation MLSFIGLGLYDERSITVEGRAALRDADRVFAEFYTSALLGATVEDLEDYHDVSIDVRDRAGVEQRPEEILEAAETESVAFLTAGDTMISTTHVDLRLRAHDRGIETRVIHGVTAQTATSALTGLQNYRFGTATTLPFPYAHGADGLPASVTNTIDANREAGSHTVVYLDIKVDNEAALERVDTDEAVAEYMTADIGAELLAEEYPDLVGVAVARAGSPDPLVEAGTMTELATREFGDPLHLLVIPGECHLLEADALVELAGADRDALDIV, from the coding sequence ATGCTCAGCTTCATCGGTCTCGGTCTCTACGACGAGCGCTCGATCACCGTCGAGGGGCGGGCGGCGCTTCGGGACGCCGACCGCGTCTTCGCGGAGTTTTACACCAGCGCGCTCCTGGGCGCGACCGTCGAGGACCTCGAGGACTACCACGACGTCTCGATCGACGTCCGCGACCGCGCGGGCGTCGAGCAACGCCCCGAGGAGATACTCGAGGCCGCCGAAACCGAATCGGTCGCCTTCCTGACCGCGGGCGATACGATGATCTCGACGACCCACGTCGATCTCCGGCTGCGCGCACACGATCGGGGAATCGAGACGCGGGTTATCCACGGCGTAACGGCCCAGACGGCCACGAGCGCCCTGACCGGGCTCCAGAACTATCGTTTCGGAACCGCGACCACGCTGCCGTTTCCCTACGCCCACGGGGCCGACGGCCTCCCGGCGAGCGTCACGAACACGATCGACGCGAACCGCGAAGCGGGTAGCCACACCGTCGTCTACCTGGACATCAAAGTCGACAACGAGGCCGCACTCGAGCGCGTCGACACCGACGAGGCGGTAGCCGAGTACATGACCGCCGATATCGGTGCCGAGTTGCTCGCCGAAGAGTATCCCGACCTCGTCGGCGTCGCCGTGGCTCGAGCGGGAAGCCCCGATCCGCTCGTCGAGGCCGGAACGATGACCGAGCTCGCGACTCGCGAGTTCGGCGACCCGCTTCACCTCCTCGTGATCCCGGGCGAGTGTCACCTGCTCGAGGCCGACGCGCTGGTCGAACTCGCCGGTGCGGATCGCGACGCGTTGGATATCGTCTGA
- a CDS encoding Rieske (2Fe-2S) protein, whose product MERLTTAETVHEEGSWLFTIRDRHGEKEEVILVPCEDSAEENSSSGQSGADDSVEAWINRCTHEAQRFDTGQGVPMRDGQIICPRHGSLFDSCSGYCDNGEAADTTLPGVDITVHSDGTIFLTDDDATFAHEGGIDDDGGPDSTSHISL is encoded by the coding sequence ATGGAACGACTCACGACCGCCGAGACGGTCCACGAGGAAGGGTCGTGGCTGTTTACGATTAGGGATCGACACGGCGAGAAAGAAGAGGTGATCCTCGTCCCCTGCGAAGACAGCGCCGAGGAGAACTCCTCAAGTGGTCAGTCTGGGGCTGACGACAGCGTCGAGGCGTGGATCAACCGCTGTACGCACGAAGCCCAGCGCTTCGATACGGGCCAGGGCGTCCCGATGCGAGACGGACAGATCATCTGCCCGCGCCACGGCTCGCTGTTCGATTCCTGTTCGGGCTACTGCGACAACGGCGAGGCGGCCGACACGACGCTGCCAGGGGTCGACATCACGGTCCACTCCGACGGGACGATATTTCTCACCGACGACGACGCGACGTTCGCCCACGAGGGCGGTATCGACGACGACGGCGGTCCGGACTCGACGTCGCACATCTCGCTGTGA
- a CDS encoding class I SAM-dependent methyltransferase yields MEVPCVRVPSEAGEQTRQTLADADLIDDEYEISVEDGVLYIPVTETTGVPADLDVVSRAVPERETQTRPADLLGFEPSYERLGTAALLDEDDDERAREIARAIAESELPLETVLNKASKVKGETRTRDWEVLEGEGTETVHREYGATFELDLAEVYFSPRLATERHRVAEQVSSGEQAFDMFAGVGPFVVPFAKCGATCVGVDINETAIEYLRENARKNGVEDRITGICGDVRAVAPEYEDWADRLVMNLPHSADEFLESAVQVAGDECVIHYYDIQHEDDPFGPGERSVREVAEPEYSVTVEQQQVVRSYAPHELNVCLDVRLER; encoded by the coding sequence ATGGAAGTGCCGTGTGTCCGCGTGCCCAGCGAGGCGGGTGAGCAGACGCGCCAGACGCTCGCGGACGCGGACCTGATCGACGACGAGTACGAGATTTCCGTCGAGGATGGCGTGCTCTATATTCCGGTCACCGAGACTACTGGGGTTCCCGCGGATCTGGACGTCGTTTCTCGAGCGGTTCCCGAACGGGAGACACAGACGCGACCGGCGGACCTGTTGGGCTTCGAGCCGTCCTACGAACGGCTCGGAACCGCTGCCCTGCTCGACGAGGACGACGACGAGCGAGCGAGGGAGATCGCGCGTGCGATCGCCGAATCGGAACTGCCCCTCGAGACGGTTCTCAACAAAGCCTCGAAGGTCAAAGGCGAGACGCGGACCCGCGACTGGGAGGTTCTCGAGGGCGAGGGGACCGAGACGGTCCACCGCGAGTACGGCGCGACCTTCGAACTCGACCTCGCCGAGGTGTACTTCTCGCCGCGGCTGGCGACCGAACGCCACCGCGTCGCAGAGCAGGTCTCGTCGGGTGAGCAGGCTTTCGACATGTTCGCCGGCGTCGGCCCCTTCGTCGTCCCGTTCGCGAAATGCGGTGCAACTTGCGTCGGCGTCGACATCAACGAGACGGCAATCGAGTATCTGCGCGAAAACGCCAGGAAGAACGGCGTCGAGGATCGTATTACCGGAATTTGCGGGGACGTCCGCGCCGTCGCGCCGGAGTACGAGGACTGGGCCGACCGACTCGTAATGAACCTCCCCCACAGCGCCGATGAGTTCCTCGAGTCCGCAGTCCAGGTCGCGGGCGATGAGTGCGTGATCCACTACTACGACATCCAGCACGAAGACGATCCGTTCGGCCCCGGGGAGCGATCGGTTCGAGAGGTCGCCGAGCCGGAGTACTCCGTCACTGTCGAACAGCAGCAGGTAGTCCGTTCCTATGCGCCCCACGAACTCAACGTCTGTCTCGACGTACGCCTCGAGCGGTGA
- a CDS encoding DICT sensory domain-containing protein, translated as MTLASFLERVEETTRTVELYAPEPLPELAEHFERGTTTATYRSLPAAASGGFLVVLEDGDFRASVDLATARQFLEPPIAHPWAEQFVGSAYRQLLEVLENTSISALTRRQLLATARDIEHRAWHAGRGTLRVGFQDFAAYEDQLPVYDRLARETALDIHVYARADWTAPVDSSPTIHAETTEEIGTFWFLVYEDGGESFDSSALLAREDDDGTYTGFWSSDPELVADLDTYLVETYG; from the coding sequence ATGACGCTCGCTTCCTTCCTCGAGCGCGTCGAAGAGACGACTCGAACGGTCGAACTCTACGCCCCCGAACCGCTTCCGGAACTGGCCGAGCACTTCGAGCGGGGAACCACCACCGCCACGTACCGGTCGCTTCCAGCGGCCGCCAGTGGCGGCTTCCTCGTCGTTCTCGAGGACGGCGACTTTCGCGCGTCCGTCGACCTCGCCACGGCCCGCCAGTTCCTCGAGCCGCCGATCGCCCACCCCTGGGCGGAACAGTTCGTCGGGAGCGCGTACCGACAGTTGCTCGAGGTACTCGAGAACACCTCGATATCGGCGCTCACCCGTCGCCAACTTCTGGCGACCGCGCGCGACATCGAACATCGAGCCTGGCACGCCGGTCGCGGAACGCTTCGGGTCGGCTTTCAGGACTTCGCCGCCTACGAGGACCAACTTCCCGTCTACGACCGACTCGCTCGCGAGACGGCGCTCGATATCCACGTCTATGCTCGGGCCGACTGGACCGCACCGGTCGACTCGTCACCGACGATTCACGCCGAAACGACCGAGGAAATCGGCACGTTCTGGTTTCTGGTCTACGAGGATGGCGGGGAGTCGTTCGACTCGTCTGCGTTGCTCGCTCGAGAGGACGACGACGGCACCTACACCGGCTTCTGGAGTTCGGATCCGGAACTGGTCGCCGACCTCGATACGTACCTAGTCGAGACCTACGGCTGA
- a CDS encoding DUF7344 domain-containing protein, with amino-acid sequence MDDQTRDSDRSPLDPGCVDAAFEALQNRTRRYVLYFLLEHDRVSVRDLATVVTGWVKADSGETGDRSDRDGTFADLQHRHVPLLVESGLIEYEGTTVSPSARFEAIRPFVERACTEETGS; translated from the coding sequence TCGACCCGGGCTGCGTCGATGCCGCGTTCGAGGCGCTCCAGAATAGAACCCGGCGATACGTCCTCTACTTTCTGCTCGAGCACGACCGCGTCTCCGTCCGCGACCTCGCCACTGTCGTGACCGGCTGGGTGAAAGCCGACTCCGGAGAAACGGGCGACAGGAGCGACCGGGACGGGACGTTTGCGGACCTGCAGCATCGACACGTGCCGCTGCTCGTCGAATCGGGCCTGATCGAGTACGAGGGGACGACCGTCTCGCCCTCGGCGCGTTTCGAAGCGATTCGGCCGTTCGTCGAACGTGCCTGCACCGAAGAAACGGGGTCGTGA